The proteins below are encoded in one region of Paralysiella testudinis:
- a CDS encoding transporter substrate-binding domain-containing protein translates to MTSLNAIAEDQGFKVQFIHQPWEGIFDTLDRDERAIVAAGVTATEERHQKYALSNGYYFSPDLAVYTDSKLDLKTFADLKDLKVATQIKTSRITDLQKLKGGNDKIIATDTLYLALKEVVGGKADAVVGDEAVLKYYMQGEPSVAFKSFEYAPNATVPEIVFVLKKGNTELQSKINTGLANIKANGVYAKINQKWFGSASTKPMAASQ, encoded by the coding sequence TTGACCTCTTTGAATGCCATTGCCGAAGATCAAGGCTTTAAAGTGCAATTTATCCACCAGCCGTGGGAAGGTATTTTTGATACCTTGGATAGGGATGAGCGCGCCATTGTGGCGGCCGGCGTTACCGCCACCGAAGAGCGGCACCAAAAATATGCCTTATCCAACGGCTATTATTTCTCGCCTGATCTGGCCGTTTATACCGACAGCAAATTGGATTTAAAAACATTTGCTGATTTAAAAGACCTTAAGGTAGCCACACAGATTAAAACCTCACGTATCACCGATTTACAGAAATTAAAAGGCGGTAATGACAAAATCATCGCTACCGACACGCTTTATCTGGCGCTGAAAGAAGTGGTGGGCGGCAAGGCCGATGCAGTGGTGGGCGATGAGGCGGTATTGAAATACTATATGCAGGGCGAGCCGAGTGTTGCGTTTAAATCATTTGAATACGCCCCCAACGCCACGGTGCCTGAAATTGTATTTGTACTGAAAAAAGGCAACACCGAATTGCAAAGCAAAATCAACACCGGTTTGGCCAATATCAAGGCCAACGGTGTATACGCCAAAATCAACCAAAAATGGTTTGGCTCTGCATCGACAAAACCGATGGCAGCATCGCAATAA
- a CDS encoding transporter substrate-binding domain-containing protein, with protein MQFVKTSLVAIALSILLAACGQKAVQESTTQAASTPASAAANANTYLVATDATYAPFEFRDEQGLIVGYDIDLFECHCRRSRL; from the coding sequence ATGCAGTTTGTTAAAACCAGCCTAGTTGCGATTGCGTTGAGTATTTTGCTGGCCGCTTGCGGCCAAAAAGCGGTGCAGGAAAGCACCACTCAGGCGGCCTCAACACCCGCATCTGCTGCGGCCAATGCCAATACCTACTTAGTGGCTACCGATGCCACTTATGCCCCGTTTGAATTCCGTGATGAGCAAGGGCTGATTGTGGGCTACGATATTGACCTCTTTGAATGCCATTGCCGAAGATCAAGGCTTTAA
- a CDS encoding FAD:protein FMN transferase, with product MLSIEFDAMGCRIQLVLDSDSAAAAAALQQTPTWFAQWSAQLSRFDADSELSCLNRYGSGQVSGVLWSVLQAALQAARSSNGLVTPTILPALLAAGYTCSFEQLNRQQPERLPEAAAVPDWQRIACNEATQSVDLNGTQLDLGGIAKGWCAQQAAQKLHVHGAVLVDAGGDIAVCGTPANTAAWTVAVAHPLLPQQDAALLYLRSGAVATSGRDYRHWQRHGQTCHHIIDPRSGISGHSDIINATVHAADAVTAEMAAKAILILGSAAAKPWLAAQAHLAACWLSEQYGWQSAGIFDWHTAPPSTQQ from the coding sequence ATGCTCAGTATTGAGTTTGATGCCATGGGCTGCCGGATACAGCTTGTGCTCGACAGCGATTCTGCCGCTGCCGCAGCGGCATTGCAGCAAACGCCGACATGGTTTGCGCAATGGTCGGCACAGCTCAGCCGCTTTGATGCCGACAGCGAATTAAGCTGCCTAAACCGGTACGGCAGCGGCCAAGTGAGCGGCGTATTGTGGTCGGTATTGCAGGCAGCCTTGCAAGCGGCACGCAGCAGCAATGGCTTGGTTACCCCCACCATATTGCCTGCCCTGCTCGCCGCCGGTTATACCTGCAGCTTTGAGCAACTGAATCGACAGCAGCCGGAGAGGCTGCCTGAAGCCGCAGCCGTACCCGATTGGCAACGGATTGCGTGCAACGAAGCCACGCAATCCGTGGATTTGAACGGCACACAGCTCGACTTGGGCGGCATTGCCAAAGGCTGGTGCGCGCAGCAAGCGGCTCAAAAGCTGCATGTGCATGGCGCAGTGCTGGTGGATGCAGGTGGCGATATTGCAGTTTGCGGCACGCCAGCAAATACCGCGGCCTGGACAGTGGCGGTTGCCCATCCCCTACTGCCGCAACAGGATGCGGCGCTGCTTTATCTGCGCAGCGGTGCGGTAGCCACCTCCGGGCGCGATTACCGCCATTGGCAGCGCCATGGTCAAACATGCCACCACATCATCGACCCGCGCAGCGGCATTTCCGGCCACAGCGACATCATCAACGCCACTGTGCATGCCGCCGATGCGGTAACGGCGGAAATGGCGGCCAAAGCTATCTTGATACTGGGCAGTGCCGCCGCCAAGCCTTGGCTGGCAGCACAAGCTCATCTGGCGGCCTGTTG